The following coding sequences are from one Parabacteroides pacaensis window:
- a CDS encoding putative porin, which yields MKQRIFIFLLLISSVTLLQAQSTRGQGGKRGFSLSNLSSSSKNVPDSLLVADSTKQDSVRIIAYRLTDQLGDPYRAPLDTAWLDFYNISQVENNQRIAVGYLANLGAPEQSKIFSERGEEHDFVFATPFDRYFTWPQTALFYNTKIPYTNILYTEAGASVSRQQQLKGTLTMNFGPKINIGGDLDYIYSRGYYNSLSANLLSYRLFGSYNSDRYSIYAYLSNGNFVVYENGGITDPEYITNPEKFTDGKRGMKSQDIPTRFSKTWNRVRGKTYFFTQRYNLGFYREVEKADLDTTISVFVPVSSIIHTFEYSDNRRRFTSQDPGIMAQYPNKYTNMELPNDTTKYWKLKNTLGLSLREGFQDWAKFGLTAFTSFEKRRFTQPDSAAVSVVPPATDDETNPPVNRFSTITDEYSLTIGAELSKRQGSILTYNARGELAVLGDDIGEFRVTGELETKFKLFKKDASIRAHGYIKNTRPAFYQRHYHSTFFWWDNDFSDTQRIFAGADINLASSRTKLSAGIESIQNYIYFDEHGLPVQAGKNIQVISARLKQDFRYRAFNWENDVVYQLTSDKSILPLPQLSAYSNLFLAFRLFHVLDMQLGADLHYQTAYYAPYYEPASMQFQLQNKGKIGNYPLMNVYANLKLKQARFYVMMYNVSQYFAKPNYFSLYNYPLNPHIFEMGIAVLFNN from the coding sequence ATGAAACAGCGTATATTTATATTTCTACTACTAATAAGCTCTGTAACACTTTTACAGGCACAAAGCACACGCGGACAGGGAGGAAAGCGGGGGTTTTCCTTGTCTAATTTATCCTCTTCATCGAAAAACGTACCGGATAGCTTGCTGGTAGCCGATAGCACCAAGCAAGATTCGGTCCGGATTATAGCTTACCGCCTTACCGATCAGTTGGGCGATCCGTACCGTGCCCCTTTGGATACCGCCTGGCTCGATTTTTATAATATTAGCCAAGTAGAAAACAACCAACGGATTGCCGTAGGTTACCTTGCTAACCTGGGAGCACCGGAACAAAGTAAAATATTTTCCGAACGAGGTGAAGAACATGATTTCGTTTTCGCTACCCCTTTCGACCGTTATTTTACTTGGCCGCAAACGGCTTTGTTTTATAACACTAAAATTCCTTATACTAATATTTTATATACGGAAGCAGGAGCTAGTGTAAGCCGCCAACAACAACTGAAAGGGACGTTGACCATGAACTTCGGGCCCAAGATCAATATAGGTGGCGACTTGGATTATATTTACAGCCGGGGTTACTACAATTCCTTAAGTGCCAACCTACTTAGCTACCGTTTATTCGGCAGTTATAACTCCGACCGTTATTCTATTTATGCTTACTTGAGCAACGGGAACTTTGTGGTATATGAGAATGGTGGTATTACCGACCCGGAATATATTACCAACCCGGAAAAGTTTACCGATGGCAAGCGGGGTATGAAATCACAGGATATCCCTACCCGTTTCAGTAAAACGTGGAACCGTGTGCGTGGCAAAACGTATTTTTTCACCCAGCGATATAACCTCGGATTCTACCGGGAAGTAGAAAAAGCGGACTTGGATACTACTATTTCTGTCTTTGTTCCGGTATCCAGCATTATCCATACATTCGAATATTCGGATAACCGTCGCCGTTTTACGTCCCAAGACCCAGGCATTATGGCTCAGTACCCGAACAAATACACGAATATGGAGTTGCCAAACGATACCACCAAATACTGGAAACTCAAAAACACGCTCGGTTTGTCCTTACGTGAAGGCTTTCAAGATTGGGCAAAATTCGGCCTTACTGCCTTTACATCTTTTGAAAAACGGCGTTTCACACAACCGGATTCGGCTGCTGTATCTGTGGTACCACCTGCTACGGACGACGAGACGAATCCCCCTGTAAACCGTTTCAGTACCATCACAGACGAATATTCTCTCACCATCGGAGCCGAACTTTCCAAACGGCAAGGAAGCATACTTACTTATAATGCCCGGGGAGAATTAGCCGTGTTGGGCGATGATATAGGCGAATTCCGGGTTACCGGAGAACTGGAAACGAAGTTCAAACTTTTCAAGAAAGATGCTTCTATTCGTGCTCACGGGTATATTAAAAATACTCGTCCTGCTTTTTACCAACGCCATTATCATTCTACATTTTTCTGGTGGGACAACGACTTTAGCGATACACAACGTATTTTTGCAGGAGCAGATATAAATCTCGCTTCTTCCCGTACTAAATTATCTGCCGGCATAGAAAGTATTCAAAACTATATTTATTTTGACGAACATGGGTTGCCGGTACAAGCCGGGAAAAATATACAGGTGATTTCCGCCCGTTTAAAACAAGATTTTCGTTACCGTGCATTTAATTGGGAAAATGACGTGGTATATCAATTAACCAGTGATAAATCGATCCTCCCTCTCCCCCAGTTGAGTGCTTATTCCAATTTATTCCTGGCATTCAGGCTCTTCCATGTGCTCGATATGCAACTGGGAGCCGATTTACATTATCAGACCGCCTATTACGCTCCTTATTACGAACCGGCTTCTATGCAGTTCCAACTCCAAAACAAAGGTAAAATTGGCAATTATCCGTTAATGAACGTATATGCTAATTTGAAATTGAAACAGGCTCGTTTCTATGTGATGATGTATAATGTAAGCCAATATTTTGCCAAACCTAATTATTTTTCATTGTATAATTACCCGTTAAATCCTCATATTTTCGAGATGGGGATTGCCGTATTGTTCAACAACTAA
- the asnB gene encoding asparagine synthase B, giving the protein MCGIVGVFELKKDAESLRGQVLKMAKKIRHRGPDWSGIYCGEKAILAHERLSIVDPESGGQPLKSKDGKLILSVNGEIYNHRAIRAELANDYEFLTGSDCEVILALYKKKGIHFLEDLNGIFAFALYDEEKDEYLIARDPIGVIPLYIGWDSLGSLYVASELKALEGVCSRIEVFLPGHYWYSKEGKMSKWYIRDWMEYENVKDNPASIHELRQALEAAVQRQLMSDVPYGVLLSGGLDSSVISAIAKKYASKRIETDGQKDAWWPQLHSFAIGLKGAPDLTAARKVADYIGTVHHEINYTIQEGLDALRDVIYYIETYDVTTVRASTPMYLLARFIKSMGIKMVLSGEGADEVFGGYLYFHKAPNALAFHEETVRKLNKLYLYDCLRANKSLSAWGVEGRVPFLDKEFLDVAMRLNPEAKMAKDGKMEKWIVRKAFEDILPADVAWRQKEQFSDGVGYSWIDTLKKIASQAVTDEQLAHAAERFPFNPPLNKEEYCYRSIFEEHFPSLTAAQTVPSVPSVACSTAEALAWDSSFRNMNEPSGRAIKNVHVQSY; this is encoded by the coding sequence ATGTGTGGTATAGTGGGAGTTTTTGAATTAAAAAAAGATGCAGAAAGCCTAAGAGGCCAAGTATTGAAAATGGCCAAAAAGATTCGTCATCGCGGGCCGGACTGGTCGGGGATCTACTGTGGGGAAAAGGCTATTCTGGCTCATGAACGATTGTCTATTGTAGACCCCGAGTCAGGGGGACAACCTCTAAAAAGTAAAGATGGAAAACTTATCCTCTCCGTAAATGGAGAAATATATAACCATAGGGCTATACGTGCCGAGTTAGCTAATGACTATGAGTTTTTAACCGGTTCCGATTGTGAAGTTATTCTTGCTTTATATAAAAAGAAAGGAATTCATTTTCTGGAAGATTTGAACGGTATCTTTGCATTTGCTCTTTACGATGAAGAAAAAGACGAATATCTGATTGCCCGTGACCCGATTGGCGTGATCCCTTTATATATAGGATGGGATAGTCTTGGAAGTTTGTATGTTGCATCCGAATTAAAAGCATTGGAAGGAGTATGTAGCCGGATTGAAGTATTTTTACCCGGTCATTATTGGTATAGCAAAGAAGGTAAAATGTCTAAATGGTATATCCGCGATTGGATGGAATACGAAAATGTAAAAGACAACCCGGCTTCTATCCACGAATTACGCCAAGCATTAGAAGCAGCCGTACAACGGCAACTTATGTCTGACGTTCCTTACGGGGTGCTCCTTTCCGGCGGTCTTGACTCGTCTGTTATTTCTGCCATTGCAAAAAAATATGCATCCAAACGAATTGAAACAGACGGGCAAAAAGATGCATGGTGGCCGCAACTCCATTCCTTTGCAATCGGATTGAAAGGTGCTCCGGATTTAACGGCAGCCCGTAAAGTAGCTGATTATATAGGAACTGTTCACCACGAAATAAACTATACCATACAAGAGGGATTAGACGCTTTACGCGATGTTATTTATTATATAGAAACGTATGACGTAACTACCGTGCGAGCCTCCACCCCTATGTATTTGTTAGCTAGGTTTATCAAATCAATGGGAATCAAGATGGTACTTTCCGGCGAAGGGGCCGACGAAGTATTCGGCGGTTATCTTTATTTCCACAAAGCGCCTAATGCCTTGGCTTTCCACGAAGAAACAGTGCGCAAATTAAACAAATTATATCTTTATGATTGTCTCCGGGCTAATAAATCGCTAAGTGCTTGGGGAGTGGAAGGACGTGTTCCTTTTCTGGATAAAGAATTCCTGGATGTTGCCATGCGTCTGAATCCGGAAGCTAAAATGGCAAAAGACGGCAAAATGGAAAAATGGATTGTACGGAAAGCATTCGAGGATATATTGCCCGCCGATGTAGCATGGCGCCAAAAAGAGCAATTTTCAGACGGAGTAGGATATAGTTGGATCGATACGTTGAAAAAAATAGCTTCGCAGGCTGTAACGGACGAGCAGTTGGCTCATGCTGCCGAACGTTTTCCATTCAATCCTCCGTTGAACAAAGAAGAATATTGTTACCGTTCTATTTTCGAAGAACATTTCCCGTCGCTCACGGCTGCGCAGACAGTACCCTCCGTCCCTTCCGTTGCTTGCAGTACTGCCGAAGCGTTGGCATGGGATTCTTCGTTCCGAAACATGAACGAACCTTCGGGAAGGGCAATTAAAAATGTACACGTCCAAAGTTATTAA